A region of the Geomonas subterranea genome:
CGCCTCAGGGATCTTGCCGGTACGCTTCAGGAAGGTGAACTTCTTGTAGAGCAGCCCCTCCTCGTTCAGGAGCGCAGCCGGGATGCGCGGCGCTCCGGGGACGTTGAGGAGGTCGTTGCGGATGATGGTGGTCATCGCCCGCCTGGTCACCTGGTATGGCGCCCCCTGCAGCCTCGCGGCCGACCCGGCGGTCCAGCCGGCGGCCTGCTCCAACTCCTTGGGTACGCGCATCCGCGCGCAGGCGCGCGCCACGGCGGCGGCGACCTCCCGGGCACGCCCGGGGTGGGACCGGACGAAGTCCCGGCGCAGGCAGAGGAAGCCGTAGCTCACCCCCTTGTGCACCAGGTGGTATTCGGGGTGCGCGGCAATGGCCAGGGTCGGCGTCGGTTCCCACGCGGCGAAGGCGTCTATCTTCCCCTCCGCGAGCGCCTGGGGCATCCCGCTCACCTCCATCGGTACCAGCTCGATGTCCTTTTCGGTCAGCCCCTCGTTTTGCAGCGCGCTCAACAGCGTGAAATGGGCGGCCGACCCCACGCCGGTTGCGATCCGTTTACCCTTGAGGTCCCGCACCAGCATAGGCTTTTTGGAAACGATGCTGGCCGCGCCCTCCTTCAGCAGCGCGACACAGACGAATTCGCCGGTGGCGGCAGCGGTCAGGGCCGGCATGTCCGCGAAGATCCCCCCTTGCAGCTTGCCCGAGGAGAGAAACCCGGCGATGTCCTTCCCCTTGAAGAAAGGATGAATCCTGACCGAACACCCCCTCTCGGCAAGCCGGGAGGCGAGGATGGAGTCGCGGGAGAGGAGTTCCGCCACCGCCCCTTCCGGCAGGGTGAGCGGCTGTGAACCGAGGTCGATCACCTCCTCGCCGCCGAAACTGTAGCCTGCGTAGCGCTGCGCGGCGGCCCCTTCCTTGGCGGCTTGTGCGTTATTTTCCTTGCGGGAACACCCGAACAGGAAAAAGGAGATCAGCAGGGTTGTCGCCAGGCATCTCACCACGCTACGCATCAGGCCCTCCCGGTCTGCAGCTTGCGGTACAGGTTGCCGCATTCGAAGATCCGCGCCAGGTGCGCGTGGTAGCGATCAGGCACGGCTTCGGCCTTTCCCAGGAGCAGGACGCCGCCCGGGTTCAGGGCGCGGAACAGGTTGTCGAACACCCTCAGGTACGCCTGCGGGTCGAGGTACATGAGAAAATTGCGGCAGGAGATGAGATCGAATCCCCCGAACAACGATTCGGGCGGGGCGTAGGTATTGGGGTCGAGGAGGTCATGGCGGCAGTAGCTGATCATGGAGAGGATCTTCGGCGAGACGCGGTACCCACTCCCCTCGGGCGTGAAGTAGGCGCCGAGTTGCCGCAGGGTGACCCCCCCCAGGCTTCCCGGCGCATAGTATCCGGCACGCCCAATCTCCAGCGCATCCTCGGCCACGTCGGTGGCGAAGATCTGTACCGTGGGGCAGACCTCGAGCAGTTGCATGGTTTCGTCGATGACGATGGCGAGTGAGCAGGCTTCCTCTCCGCCGGCGCAGGCAGCGGACCAGCAGCGCAGGAACCCGCCCTGCGACTGGGTGGAGCTGAGGCTCGTCATGATCTGCGACCTGAGCAGTTCGAACTGGAGCGGGTCCCTGAAGAAGCTGCTGAACCTGATGCGCAGCATGCGTGCCAGGCAGGCGGGCTCGCCGGGGTCGTGCCGCAGGAACTGGTGGTACTCCGTCTGACCTGGAAGACGAAGCTGTTTCACCCGTTCGGCGATGCGTTTTTCGGCAAGGGATTGGGAATAGGACTGGAAATCTTCCCCGAAATAATCGGTGAGAAAACTCAGTATTTCGACTACCGGCTCACCCAAGCAGGCCCTCCAGGAAGGTGCTGAACCTCAAATGCCACATTGAACTGGTCGGCATAGTCCCAGAGAACTTGAGGCTCATAATAGGCAAATTCCAATTACACCTTTTCACTATCTTAAGTCAATGAGAAACAGCTTTTCAAATCGAAACATAAATATAAGATTTGTAAACATTTATAATAGGCGGAGCCGTTGTCAGTGACCTGATAGGAGGAGCGGCGTCAGTGACATAATAGGCGAAGCCGTTGTCAGTGACACAATGCGCGGAGCGTCAGAGTATTCCCCTCTCCCTATGGGAGAGGGTGCCCGGAGGGCGGGTGAGGGAAAGAGGGAAAGAAGGAAAAAGGGAGAGGTCGGGATCCGCGGTGGGAATCACGGCACGATCAGGAAGGATGAGGATACGGCGCAAGCGCCCACGCGGCGGGCGGAGTGCGCCGAATCAATCTTCTTCGGGGCACCGGGCGAAGCGGGGCACCGGTTTGCCGTCCACGAGGACGGTCTCCATGAACATCGCCTCGGGGCGCACCCAGAGTCCCCCCTCGCCGTAGAGCGGGCGATACACGACCATGGCCTCATCGGTCTCGCTATGCCTGGCCGTGCCGATGACCTGGTAGTAATTCCCTTTGTAGTGACGGTAGCGTCCCGGTGCTACGGCCATGTGTTCCCTCCTGTAAGTTCCTAGAACGTGCTGTGCTCGGTCCTGGTGATGATCTCGTCCTGCAGCTCCGGCGAGAGGTCGCAGAAGTAATCGCTGTACCCGGCGACGCGCACGATGAGGTCGCGGTGCTCCGAGGGGTTTGCTTGCGCCTTCTTCAGGGTGTCCACGTTGACCACGTTGAACTGCACGTGGTGCCCGTCCATGCGGAAATAGCTCCGCACCAGGCTTGCCACGCCGTCGAGGCCGCTAGCCTGCGCGAGGAGCGTCGGGGAGAACTTGAGGTTCAACAGCGTGCCACCGCTTCTGATATGATCCATCTTTCCCGCCGAGCGGATCACGGCGGTCGGGCCGCCGCGGTCAGCCCCCTGCACCGGTGAGATTCCCTCCGAGAGCGGCGTCCCGCGCTTGCGCCCGTCCGGGGTGGCGCCGGTGACGGAGCCGAAGTAGACGTGGCAGGTGGTGGGGAGCATCTCGATGCGGTACACGCCGTTCTTGGTGTTGGGTCTTCCGTCAACCTCCTGGAAGAAGGCGTCGAACACCTGCCGCATCAGGTCGTCGGCGTAGTCGTCGTCGTTGCCGTACTTGTGGGTCTTGTTCCACAGGCGTTGCCTGAGCGGTTCGTCGCCGGAGAAATCGGCGTCGAGCTTGGCCACCAGTTCCGGGAGTGAGAGGGTAGCGCGCTCGAAGACGTGGTCCTTGATGGCCGACAGCGCGTCGGTGATGCTCCCGATGCCCACCCCCTGGATGAAGCTGTTGTTGTAGCGTGCCCCCCCGGCGTTGTAGTCCACGCCCCGGCTGATGCAGTCATCGGTCAGGACCGACAGGAAGGGAGCCGGCATCTGGGAGGCGTAGATCATCTCTATGAGGCGGTTCCCCCGGATCTTGATGTCCAGAAAGTGGGAGAGTTGGGAGCGGAACGCCTCGAAAAGTTCATCGAAGCTGTTAAAGCTCTCCGCACTCCCCGTCTTGGGTCCCAATTGCACCCCGGTCAGCGGGTCCACGCCGTCGTGCAGGGCAAGCTCCAGCATCTTCACCAGGTTGAAGTAGCCGGTGAGGATGTAGGCCTCCTTGCCGAAGGCGCCCACCTCGACGCAGCCGCTGCAGCCGCCGGCGCGGGCATCGACAAGCGTTTTCCCCTGGCGCAGCTGCTCCTCCACCACGGCGTCGGCGTTGAAGATGGAGGGGAAGCCGTACCCGTTACGCACCACCTGCAGGGTATGCTTCAAGAAGACGTCCGGGGACTTGCGCGACAGCTGGACGTTGCTGGAGGGCTGCAGCAGGTGCATGTCGTCGATCACGTCCAGAAGCAGGTGCGATACCTCGTTGGAGCCGTCGGAGCCGTCCGGCAGCAGCCCCCCCAGGTTGATGTTTGCGAAGTCGGTGTAGGTGCCGCTTTCCGCCGCGGTCACCCCCACCTTGGGGGGCGATGGGTGGTTGTTGAACTTGACGAAGAAGCATTCGAGCAGCTCGCGGGCACCTTCCCTGGTGAGCGTCCCCTTGTTCAGTTCGGTCTGGTAGAAAGGGAACAGGTGCTGGTCCAGGTGTCCCGGGCTGAAGGCGTCCCAGCCGTTCAGCTCCGTGATCACCGCCAGGTGGCAGAACCAGTAGGACTGCAGCGCCTCCCAGAAGTCCCCGGGAGCGTGCGCCGGCACCCAGCGGCAGTTGGCGGCGATCTTCAGGAGTTCCTGCTTGCGCACAGGATCCGTGCAGGCTGCGGCCATGCTCTCCGCGAGTTTCGCGTGACGCTCGGCGAAGAGGATCACGGCGTCGCAGGAGATGTCCATCGCGGTCAGTTGCTCGCGGCGCGCCCAGGCGCCGGCGTCGGAGGCGAAATCGAGTGCCTCGATGGCCTGTGCGATCTCCTTCTTGAAGTCGAGGAGCCCCTTTCGGTAGATCTTGTCGTCCAGCACCGTGTGCCCGGGGGCGCGCTGCTCCATGAACTCGGTGAAGATGCCGTAGCTGTAGGCCTGGTGCCACTCCGCGGGGAGGGCGCCGAAGATCTTGTCGCGCAGGCTGCGGGTGCCCCAGTACGGGATCACCGTCTCCTGGTAGGCCTTGAGGCAGGCGTCGTCAACGCGGTAGGAGGTCAATTCGCGCGAGTTGAGGATGCGCA
Encoded here:
- a CDS encoding NrtA/SsuA/CpmA family ABC transporter substrate-binding protein; this encodes MRSVVRCLATTLLISFFLFGCSRKENNAQAAKEGAAAQRYAGYSFGGEEVIDLGSQPLTLPEGAVAELLSRDSILASRLAERGCSVRIHPFFKGKDIAGFLSSGKLQGGIFADMPALTAAATGEFVCVALLKEGAASIVSKKPMLVRDLKGKRIATGVGSAAHFTLLSALQNEGLTEKDIELVPMEVSGMPQALAEGKIDAFAAWEPTPTLAIAAHPEYHLVHKGVSYGFLCLRRDFVRSHPGRAREVAAAVARACARMRVPKELEQAAGWTAGSAARLQGAPYQVTRRAMTTIIRNDLLNVPGAPRIPAALLNEEGLLYKKFTFLKRTGKIPEATPWAKVRDSFDIDMMRQVMAEGDTLALQRFDYRNSDPSDGAK
- a CDS encoding CheR family methyltransferase, which encodes MGEPVVEILSFLTDYFGEDFQSYSQSLAEKRIAERVKQLRLPGQTEYHQFLRHDPGEPACLARMLRIRFSSFFRDPLQFELLRSQIMTSLSSTQSQGGFLRCWSAACAGGEEACSLAIVIDETMQLLEVCPTVQIFATDVAEDALEIGRAGYYAPGSLGGVTLRQLGAYFTPEGSGYRVSPKILSMISYCRHDLLDPNTYAPPESLFGGFDLISCRNFLMYLDPQAYLRVFDNLFRALNPGGVLLLGKAEAVPDRYHAHLARIFECGNLYRKLQTGRA
- a CDS encoding DUF1653 domain-containing protein, which codes for MAVAPGRYRHYKGNYYQVIGTARHSETDEAMVVYRPLYGEGGLWVRPEAMFMETVLVDGKPVPRFARCPEED
- the hypD gene encoding trans-4-hydroxy-L-proline dehydratase; the encoded protein is MNARTQRLRQESLTAEPAISAERALLLTEFYRENEGRWSVPVMRANSFLYLCEKKTIYIGEGELVVGERGPAPKLVSTYPELTCHSVEDLRILNSRELTSYRVDDACLKAYQETVIPYWGTRSLRDKIFGALPAEWHQAYSYGIFTEFMEQRAPGHTVLDDKIYRKGLLDFKKEIAQAIEALDFASDAGAWARREQLTAMDISCDAVILFAERHAKLAESMAAACTDPVRKQELLKIAANCRWVPAHAPGDFWEALQSYWFCHLAVITELNGWDAFSPGHLDQHLFPFYQTELNKGTLTREGARELLECFFVKFNNHPSPPKVGVTAAESGTYTDFANINLGGLLPDGSDGSNEVSHLLLDVIDDMHLLQPSSNVQLSRKSPDVFLKHTLQVVRNGYGFPSIFNADAVVEEQLRQGKTLVDARAGGCSGCVEVGAFGKEAYILTGYFNLVKMLELALHDGVDPLTGVQLGPKTGSAESFNSFDELFEAFRSQLSHFLDIKIRGNRLIEMIYASQMPAPFLSVLTDDCISRGVDYNAGGARYNNSFIQGVGIGSITDALSAIKDHVFERATLSLPELVAKLDADFSGDEPLRQRLWNKTHKYGNDDDYADDLMRQVFDAFFQEVDGRPNTKNGVYRIEMLPTTCHVYFGSVTGATPDGRKRGTPLSEGISPVQGADRGGPTAVIRSAGKMDHIRSGGTLLNLKFSPTLLAQASGLDGVASLVRSYFRMDGHHVQFNVVNVDTLKKAQANPSEHRDLIVRVAGYSDYFCDLSPELQDEIITRTEHSTF